A DNA window from Bacteroides cellulosilyticus contains the following coding sequences:
- a CDS encoding bile acid:sodium symporter family protein, which produces MKKIIEWFINLYAIWIILAFIVGYLYPGAFMWFTKGSWMTLALAVVMLSMGLTLRVEDFKALFATPRVVLIAAISQYTIMPLSGWLVAMAMGLPAEFAVGLILVACCPGGTASNMIAYIGRANIALSIISTAVSTVLGIFMTPLLCKLLAGQYVDVNAWGMFLNVVQVVLIPVSLGVFIKYKFPKFVEKLGQTGPVVSTWAIVFISGAIIAPAMVDGKELLFQYAGQLALAASLLHSLGFGLGYAFGRIFKYDKPMSKAIACETGMQNGGLAAVLARNSFPAFMPLVAVPAVFCSIMQTAIGGILATIWRFTSSPEELEASKH; this is translated from the coding sequence ATGAAAAAGATTATTGAATGGTTTATTAACCTTTATGCTATCTGGATTATTCTGGCTTTTATAGTCGGATATTTATATCCAGGTGCATTTATGTGGTTTACTAAAGGGAGTTGGATGACCTTGGCATTGGCGGTCGTTATGCTCAGTATGGGACTTACACTTCGGGTTGAAGATTTCAAAGCTTTATTTGCTACACCACGTGTGGTACTAATAGCTGCTATTTCACAGTATACTATCATGCCACTTTCTGGCTGGCTTGTTGCAATGGCGATGGGATTGCCTGCGGAATTTGCTGTAGGTCTTATATTGGTAGCATGTTGTCCGGGAGGTACAGCTTCCAACATGATTGCTTATATTGGCCGTGCGAACATTGCATTGTCGATAATTAGTACAGCCGTATCTACTGTCTTAGGCATTTTTATGACTCCTCTGCTCTGCAAGTTGCTGGCAGGACAATATGTTGATGTAAATGCATGGGGGATGTTTCTCAATGTGGTTCAGGTAGTATTGATTCCTGTATCATTGGGGGTCTTTATAAAGTATAAATTTCCAAAGTTTGTAGAAAAGTTGGGGCAAACCGGTCCTGTTGTTTCAACATGGGCTATTGTTTTCATATCCGGTGCTATTATTGCTCCCGCTATGGTTGACGGAAAAGAACTCTTGTTTCAATATGCTGGTCAATTAGCCCTTGCCGCATCATTACTCCATTCGCTGGGCTTTGGCCTTGGCTATGCTTTTGGGCGAATCTTTAAGTATGATAAACCTATGTCAAAGGCTATTGCATGTGAAACTGGCATGCAGAATGGAGGCTTGGCTGCGGTACTTGCTCGTAATAGTTTTCCTGCTTTTATGCCGCTTGTAGCTGTGCCTGCTGTATTTTGTTCGATCATGCAAACTGCTATCGGAGGAATATTAGCTACTATCTGGCGTTTTACATCGAGCCCTGAAGAACTTGAAGCATCCAAACATTGA
- a CDS encoding SusC/RagA family TonB-linked outer membrane protein, whose translation MKRNLNPPMKRALRLKNLFLTVCFLLIGTAAFSQERTITGVVTDSFKEPLIGVSIVVQGTNTGVVTGLDGDYSIQVPPNATLDFSYVGMEKQSIKVGNQSVINVQMKEDSQMLAETVVIGYGSAKKRDLTGSITNIKGDEIANKPVANPLSALQGKVAGVQIINSGKAGADPEIRVRGTNSINGYKPLYVVDGLFNDNINFLNPQDIESMEILKDPSSLAIFGVRGANGVIIITTKKAKEGQTRVNINGSFGFKAITNKIAMVDADGFKLLYNEQLRNEGNPEYNFSDWTGNTNWQDEIFQTGFITNNNISITGASDRHSFYLGAGYAYEQGNIKHEKYSKITLSISDDYKVTDNFKVGFQFNGARMLPADSKSVATALRAAPVAEVYNKEYGLYTSLPGFQKAQMNNPMVDVELKANTTKAENYRGSGNIYGQWDFLQHFQFKAMFSLDYASNSTRTYTPIIKVYDASAEGDIATLGTGKTGVTQAKETEMKVQSDYLLTYTNSWGDHSLTATAGFTTYYNKLENLNAGRTQGVGLIIPDNPDKWYVSIGDAATATNGSTQWERSTVSVLARILYNYKGKYLFNGSYRRDGSSAFSYTGNQWQNFYSVGLGWLMSEEEWMKGIEWLDMLKLKGSWGTLGNQNLDRAYPAEPLLTNAYSAVFGTPSAIYPGYQLAYLPNPNLRWEKVEAWEVGAEANFFRNRLHFEGVYYKKKTKDLLAEVPGISGTVPGIGNLGSIENLGVELALSWRDQIGDWNYNVGANLTTIKNKVLSLVQDGYSIIAGDKSQSYTMAGYPIGYFYGYKVEGVYQTQEEINNSPKNKLATVTPGDLKFKDVNGDGEITTADRTMIGDPTPNVTYGFTLGVGYKNWELAVDMMGQGGNQIYRTWDNYNWSQFNFMAQRMDRWHGEGTSNTQPLLNTKHSINNMNSEYYIEDGSFFRIRNVSLAYNFDKALISKIGMQALKLYVNIQNLKTWKHNTGYTPELGGSAIAFGVDDGSYPMPAIYTFGFNLTF comes from the coding sequence ATGAAGAGAAACCTGAACCCTCCTATGAAGAGAGCCCTAAGGCTTAAAAATCTATTCTTGACGGTATGTTTCCTGCTGATAGGTACTGCCGCATTTTCTCAGGAACGGACCATAACCGGTGTCGTTACCGACTCATTTAAAGAACCGTTGATTGGCGTATCCATTGTGGTACAAGGCACCAATACCGGTGTAGTGACCGGACTGGATGGTGATTATTCAATCCAAGTTCCGCCCAATGCTACCCTCGACTTCTCATACGTAGGTATGGAGAAGCAAAGCATTAAAGTAGGCAACCAGAGCGTCATCAATGTACAGATGAAAGAAGACTCGCAGATGCTTGCAGAAACAGTGGTCATCGGTTACGGTAGCGCCAAGAAGCGTGACCTGACAGGATCTATCACCAACATTAAAGGTGACGAAATTGCCAACAAACCTGTTGCCAACCCACTGTCTGCCCTGCAAGGTAAAGTGGCCGGTGTACAAATCATCAACTCCGGTAAGGCAGGTGCCGACCCGGAAATCCGCGTACGCGGTACAAACTCTATCAATGGTTACAAGCCCTTGTATGTAGTGGACGGACTGTTCAATGACAACATCAACTTCCTGAACCCACAGGATATCGAGTCTATGGAAATCCTGAAAGACCCTTCCTCACTTGCCATCTTCGGTGTGCGTGGTGCCAATGGTGTAATCATCATCACCACCAAGAAAGCGAAAGAAGGACAGACACGGGTAAACATCAACGGTTCGTTCGGCTTCAAAGCTATCACCAACAAGATTGCAATGGTAGATGCCGATGGCTTCAAACTGTTGTATAACGAACAGTTGAGAAATGAAGGCAATCCGGAATATAATTTCTCCGACTGGACAGGTAACACCAACTGGCAGGACGAAATCTTCCAGACCGGATTCATTACGAACAATAATATCAGCATTACGGGTGCTTCCGACAGGCATAGCTTCTACCTCGGCGCAGGTTATGCCTACGAGCAAGGAAACATCAAGCATGAGAAGTACAGCAAGATCACACTGAGCATCAGCGATGATTATAAAGTGACGGACAACTTCAAAGTAGGTTTCCAGTTCAACGGCGCACGCATGCTGCCGGCTGATTCAAAGAGTGTTGCCACTGCCCTGCGGGCGGCTCCGGTGGCAGAGGTGTATAACAAAGAATATGGATTGTATACCTCCCTCCCCGGCTTCCAAAAAGCGCAGATGAATAACCCGATGGTGGACGTTGAATTGAAGGCAAATACCACAAAGGCGGAGAACTACCGCGGTTCGGGTAACATATACGGGCAATGGGACTTCCTGCAACACTTTCAGTTCAAAGCCATGTTCTCACTGGATTATGCATCGAACAGCACACGGACTTACACGCCGATTATTAAAGTGTATGATGCCAGTGCCGAAGGTGATATAGCTACACTGGGCACCGGCAAGACCGGAGTGACTCAGGCCAAAGAGACCGAGATGAAAGTGCAGAGCGATTATCTGTTGACTTATACCAACTCCTGGGGCGACCATAGCCTGACAGCCACCGCCGGTTTTACCACCTATTATAATAAGCTCGAAAATCTGAATGCCGGACGCACGCAAGGCGTAGGTCTGATCATTCCGGACAATCCCGACAAATGGTATGTAAGTATCGGCGATGCCGCCACTGCAACCAACGGTAGTACACAATGGGAACGTTCTACAGTATCTGTACTGGCACGTATTCTCTATAATTATAAAGGCAAGTACCTGTTCAACGGCTCCTACCGCCGCGACGGTTCTTCCGCTTTCTCTTATACAGGAAACCAATGGCAGAATTTCTACTCCGTAGGTCTGGGTTGGCTGATGAGCGAAGAGGAATGGATGAAAGGTATCGAATGGCTGGATATGTTGAAACTGAAAGGATCATGGGGTACGCTGGGTAACCAAAACCTGGATAGAGCCTATCCGGCGGAGCCTTTGCTGACCAATGCCTATTCCGCAGTATTCGGTACTCCGTCCGCCATTTATCCGGGCTATCAGCTTGCCTATCTGCCTAACCCGAACCTGCGTTGGGAAAAAGTAGAAGCATGGGAAGTAGGTGCCGAAGCCAACTTCTTCCGCAACCGCCTGCACTTTGAAGGTGTATATTACAAGAAGAAAACAAAAGACCTGCTGGCAGAAGTTCCCGGTATTTCAGGAACCGTGCCGGGCATCGGCAACCTGGGATCTATCGAAAACCTGGGTGTGGAACTTGCACTGAGCTGGCGTGACCAGATCGGCGACTGGAATTATAACGTCGGAGCCAACCTGACTACAATTAAGAACAAGGTATTAAGCCTTGTACAGGACGGATACTCCATCATTGCCGGAGACAAGAGCCAAAGTTATACAATGGCAGGTTATCCTATCGGTTACTTCTATGGCTACAAAGTAGAAGGTGTTTACCAGACTCAGGAAGAGATTAATAATTCACCGAAGAATAAGCTTGCAACGGTCACTCCGGGTGACTTGAAGTTTAAGGATGTAAACGGTGACGGTGAAATCACCACCGCCGACCGTACCATGATTGGTGACCCGACACCTAATGTCACTTATGGTTTCACTCTCGGAGTAGGTTACAAAAACTGGGAGTTGGCAGTAGACATGATGGGACAAGGCGGTAACCAGATTTACCGTACCTGGGATAACTATAACTGGAGCCAGTTCAACTTCATGGCACAACGCATGGACCGTTGGCATGGAGAGGGTACCAGCAATACCCAGCCGTTGCTGAATACGAAACACAGCATCAACAATATGAATTCTGAATACTATATAGAAGACGGCTCGTTCTTCCGCATCCGCAACGTATCATTGGCTTACAACTTCGACAAGGCGTTGATTTCCAAGATCGGTATGCAGGCACTGAAACTCTATGTGAATATTCAGAATCTGAAAACGTGGAAACATAACACCGGATATACACCTGAACTGGGTGGCTCGGCCATTGCCTTCGGGGTGGATGACGGAAGTTATCCGATGCCGGCGATTTATACGTTCGGGTTTAACTTAACGTTCTAA
- a CDS encoding LacI family DNA-binding transcriptional regulator — protein sequence MMDKKKVSIYDIAKELKISASTVSRALNNHKGISSEVSEAVHKLAKELNYKPNQMAVALKTGKIKTIGMIVPLIDRNYFVQAIAGVETEIYKAGYNLIIATSGNLFEREKKIIASLSQGKVVGIIAAVAAETTDYSHYVSLVESGIPLVMFDRKMAIPNTSSVVQDDYNGAYEATKHLIEQGCKRIFFYRGPQNVSIWSERDRGYRQAMSDYGLEVTNKHIHTALTTEEEGRKYAIKLSAQKNQQLPDGILFSGDFAAKAAMEVFVEKGIKIPQEIAIVGFVNEPWDVLLNPPLSSIEQFSYRIGKTSARLMLEAISGMPYQDIVYKPQLIVRESSLKSKYL from the coding sequence ATGATGGATAAGAAAAAAGTCTCTATTTATGATATTGCTAAAGAATTGAAGATCTCGGCTTCAACAGTTTCGCGTGCGCTGAATAACCATAAGGGAATTAGCAGCGAAGTAAGTGAGGCTGTTCATAAATTGGCAAAGGAGCTCAATTATAAACCGAACCAAATGGCAGTGGCCTTGAAAACCGGTAAAATTAAGACGATAGGAATGATTGTGCCTCTCATTGATCGTAATTATTTTGTTCAGGCTATTGCTGGCGTTGAAACAGAGATATATAAAGCTGGTTATAACCTAATTATAGCTACTTCCGGTAATTTGTTCGAGCGTGAAAAGAAAATTATCGCTTCTTTGAGTCAAGGTAAAGTTGTAGGCATAATTGCTGCCGTTGCTGCTGAAACGACTGATTATTCTCATTATGTATCGCTGGTCGAAAGTGGAATTCCTTTGGTTATGTTCGATCGTAAGATGGCTATTCCAAATACAAGTAGTGTTGTGCAAGATGATTATAATGGGGCCTATGAGGCTACGAAGCATCTTATAGAGCAAGGCTGTAAACGGATTTTCTTTTATCGTGGTCCACAAAATGTTTCGATATGGAGTGAGCGGGATAGAGGATATAGGCAAGCTATGAGTGATTATGGATTAGAAGTTACGAATAAACATATTCATACAGCTTTAACCACTGAAGAAGAAGGACGGAAATATGCAATTAAATTGTCGGCTCAAAAGAACCAGCAGTTGCCTGATGGTATACTCTTTTCGGGAGACTTTGCAGCTAAAGCGGCAATGGAGGTTTTTGTTGAGAAGGGAATTAAAATCCCACAGGAGATTGCCATTGTAGGATTTGTGAATGAGCCATGGGATGTCTTATTGAATCCACCTTTGAGTTCTATTGAACAATTTAGTTATCGTATTGGAAAAACTTCCGCAAGATTAATGTTGGAGGCTATCTCTGGTATGCCTTATCAAGATATTGTATATAAGCCACAGCTTATAGTAAGAGAGTCATCTTTAAAAAGTAAGTACCTGTAA
- a CDS encoding RagB/SusD family nutrient uptake outer membrane protein: protein MKIKKYILSLLIGATALSFSSCNDFLDRDPLGQFTEDDAPNALVGGKIFNVYYLMRSYDITAGIPAFMVHMVRSEDSEKGSDAGDGGNEAAMWDDFEYTASNGPLAAYWGQNYKIIYQCNEILDDIANSDHKDDTESIRNRGEALFFRAYCYFNLVRAFGEVPLVTIKVVEASDANVPKTTAEKIYEQIDKDLTEAEKCLPLRWDSDYTGRLTWGAARSLHARTYMMRNDWDNMYTASTEVVNSGIYNLNTPVDKVFTVEGENCGESIFELQCEATDAMKEDGSIGSQFCQVQGVRGAGNWDLGWGWHMATTLMGKAYEPGDPRKNATLLYFRRSDDEPITEENTNTPYGESPVSTAMGAYFNKKAYTDPALRRKYTRMGFWVNIRLIRYPDVLLMAAESANEKGLMGEASGYLERVRAHARGTLTNVLPKVESLDQSVLREAIRHERRVELGLEPDRFYDLVRWGIAQEVLQAAGKNYQPKNALLPLPQTEIDKSNGVLVQNPDY, encoded by the coding sequence ATGAAGATAAAGAAATATATCCTATCCCTGCTGATTGGCGCGACCGCCCTCTCATTCAGTTCCTGTAATGACTTTCTGGACCGTGACCCGCTGGGCCAGTTCACGGAAGACGACGCCCCCAACGCCCTTGTAGGCGGAAAGATATTCAACGTTTACTACCTGATGCGTTCGTATGACATCACCGCAGGTATTCCCGCTTTCATGGTACACATGGTTCGCAGCGAGGATTCCGAAAAGGGCAGTGATGCCGGCGACGGCGGTAACGAAGCTGCCATGTGGGATGATTTCGAGTACACAGCCTCCAACGGCCCGTTAGCCGCTTACTGGGGTCAGAACTACAAAATCATCTACCAATGTAATGAAATCTTAGACGACATCGCCAACAGCGACCATAAGGACGACACCGAATCCATCCGCAACCGTGGCGAAGCCCTCTTCTTCCGTGCTTACTGCTACTTCAACCTGGTACGCGCCTTTGGTGAAGTCCCCCTAGTGACCATCAAAGTAGTGGAAGCCTCCGATGCCAACGTCCCCAAAACCACTGCCGAAAAGATATACGAACAGATTGACAAAGACCTGACCGAAGCCGAAAAGTGCCTGCCCTTGAGATGGGACAGCGACTATACGGGACGGCTCACCTGGGGTGCCGCACGTTCCCTGCACGCACGTACCTACATGATGCGTAACGACTGGGACAATATGTATACAGCCTCTACCGAAGTCGTCAACTCCGGCATTTATAACCTGAATACTCCGGTTGATAAAGTCTTCACCGTAGAAGGTGAGAATTGCGGCGAAAGTATCTTCGAATTGCAATGCGAAGCCACCGATGCTATGAAAGAAGACGGTAGTATCGGCAGCCAGTTCTGCCAGGTACAGGGTGTGCGCGGAGCAGGCAATTGGGACTTAGGATGGGGTTGGCACATGGCCACCACCCTGATGGGTAAAGCTTACGAACCGGGCGATCCGCGTAAGAATGCTACACTGCTTTACTTCCGCCGTAGTGATGACGAGCCTATCACAGAGGAAAATACAAACACACCCTACGGTGAATCACCCGTATCTACGGCCATGGGCGCTTACTTCAACAAGAAAGCCTATACCGACCCAGCATTGCGCCGCAAGTATACCCGCATGGGCTTCTGGGTAAATATCCGTCTGATCCGCTACCCGGACGTACTGCTGATGGCCGCCGAATCAGCCAACGAAAAAGGTTTGATGGGCGAAGCAAGCGGTTATCTGGAGCGAGTACGTGCACATGCCCGCGGCACACTGACCAATGTACTTCCGAAAGTTGAGTCTCTGGATCAGAGTGTATTGCGTGAGGCTATCCGTCACGAACGCCGCGTAGAACTGGGATTAGAGCCCGACCGTTTCTATGACCTCGTACGCTGGGGCATTGCGCAAGAAGTGCTTCAGGCTGCCGGAAAGAACTACCAGCCTAAAAATGCACTGTTGCCATTGCCGCAAACAGAGATAGACAAATCGAACGGTGTATTGGTACAGAATCCGGACTACTAA